One Punica granatum isolate Tunisia-2019 chromosome 3, ASM765513v2, whole genome shotgun sequence genomic window carries:
- the LOC116199541 gene encoding probable disease resistance protein At4g27220 — protein sequence MRPTLLFNHLTKKKKCLVILDDMWQHFELTDVGIPVKRDGVRLVLTTRDLGVCEKMLCQVKIGVRPLSDEEAWALFILTLGSDQPPSQKLVAEDIVKECKGLPLAIVVMAGSMRGEVEDHVWWQSYYYG from the coding sequence ATGAGGCCAACATTGTTGTTCAACCATttgaccaagaaaaagaagtgTCTAGTTATTTTAGATGATATGTGGCAGCATTTTGAGCTTACAGACGTTGGTATTCCAGTCAAAAGAGATGGTGTTCGTCTGGTCCTAACAACACGAGATCTTGGTGTTTGCGAAAAGATGTTGTGTCAAGTGAAAATAGGAGTTCGACCCCTATCTGATGAAGAAGCATGGGCATTGTTTATATTGACACTTGGTTCTGATCAACCTCCTAGTCAGAAACTTGTTGCTGAGGATATTGTTAAGGAGTGCAAAGGCTTGCCGTTAGCTATTGTTGTCATGGCGGGAAGCATGAGGGGAGAGGTCGAGGATCATGTATGGTGGCAAAGTTATTATTATGGGTGA